The Buchnera aphidicola (Cinara curtihirsuta) genome includes a region encoding these proteins:
- a CDS encoding sulfurtransferase TusA family protein, translating to MIYILNLSGLKCPDVILTLRKKVRKTKKRGKILVITNDKFSNKDIIFFCRFMKHKLLSSSLKYIPYQHLIKIKKKKY from the coding sequence ATGATATATATCTTAAATTTATCAGGATTAAAATGTCCTGATGTAATATTAACATTAAGAAAAAAAGTCAGAAAAACAAAAAAAAGAGGGAAAATTCTAGTTATAACTAATGACAAATTTAGTAATAAAGATATTATCTTCTTTTGTCGATTTATGAAACATAAATTATTATCTAGTTCACTAAAATATATTCCATATCAACATCTTATAAAAATAAAAAAAAAAAAATATTAA
- the asd gene encoding aspartate-semialdehyde dehydrogenase, translating to MKKLVGFIGWRGMVGSVLLDRLQKKNDFFNFRSVFFTTSQFNGKSPKVLNCVSSNLEDAYNIDYLVTLDIIVSCQGEKYTRYIYSKLKNFGWKGYWIDASSFLRMNKKSIIVLDPVNFSSIQSGINKGIKTFVGGNCTVSLMLMALGGLFSHNLIDWISVATYQSVSGSGSKSMLELLEQIGFVYKNISSYLVSSKKSILEIEKIFTCSLNRINFSEKKIKSPLLGNLIPWIDKLMDNGQTKEEWKGSVEANKILDSKKNIPIDGVCVRVPSLRCHSQAFTIKLNCDISIKEIKSLIISHNKWVKVIKNDFDSTINQLNPLKVSSTLDIPIGRIKKMNIGKKYLSAFSIGDQLLWGAAEPLRRILNILINI from the coding sequence ATGAAAAAATTGGTTGGTTTTATTGGATGGAGAGGTATGGTTGGATCAGTTTTATTAGATCGTTTACAGAAAAAAAATGATTTTTTTAATTTTCGATCAGTTTTTTTTACTACATCTCAGTTTAATGGCAAGTCTCCAAAAGTATTAAATTGTGTTTCCTCTAATTTAGAAGATGCATATAATATTGATTATTTAGTTACATTAGATATTATTGTTTCATGTCAAGGAGAAAAATATACACGATATATTTATTCAAAATTAAAGAATTTTGGTTGGAAGGGTTATTGGATTGATGCATCTTCTTTTTTGAGAATGAATAAAAAATCAATTATTGTATTAGATCCAGTTAATTTTAGTTCTATACAATCAGGTATTAATAAAGGGATTAAGACTTTTGTAGGTGGAAATTGTACTGTTAGTCTTATGTTAATGGCTTTAGGAGGTTTATTTTCTCATAATCTTATTGACTGGATTTCTGTTGCTACGTATCAATCTGTTTCAGGTAGTGGATCTAAATCAATGTTAGAATTATTAGAACAGATAGGATTTGTTTATAAAAATATATCCAGTTATTTAGTTTCTTCAAAAAAATCTATTCTAGAAATAGAAAAAATATTTACTTGTTCTTTAAATAGAATAAATTTTTCTGAAAAAAAAATAAAATCTCCATTACTAGGGAATTTAATTCCGTGGATTGATAAATTAATGGATAATGGACAAACAAAAGAAGAATGGAAAGGTTCAGTAGAAGCAAATAAAATTTTAGATTCTAAAAAAAATATTCCTATTGATGGAGTATGTGTTAGAGTTCCTTCTTTAAGATGTCATAGTCAAGCCTTTACTATTAAATTAAACTGTGATATTTCGATAAAAGAAATTAAATCATTAATTATTTCTCATAATAAATGGGTCAAAGTTATTAAAAATGATTTTGATTCTACAATAAATCAATTAAACCCTTTAAAAGTTTCAAGTACATTAGACATTCCAATAGGAAGAATAAAAAAAATGAATATAGGGAAAAAATATTTATCTGCTTTTTCTATAGGAGATCAATTATTATGGGGTGCTGCAGAACCATTACGTCGGATTTTAAATATATTAATAAATATTTAA
- a CDS encoding phosphoglycerate kinase yields MIHMKDIDLENKRVFIRLDLNVPIKNKKIISSERIDRSIPTIKLALKKNAKIILASHLGRPKEGQYEKKFSLFPVFEYLKKKLSGIKITFSKNYLKGIKIKSNEIVVLENVRFNYGEIKNNIDLSKKYSNLCDIFVMDAFATAHRIESSTYGICDFVKKACIGPLLYSEIKILKSIFNKPLHPIVTIVGGAKVSTKFKLLNTLLKITDTMLVGGGIANTFISIHYSIGKSLYEKSFQEKAKELCETNKILLPVDSRVGKSYSIKSESKTKSISNILPNEEILDIGDKTIENYKKVIKKAKTIIWNGPMGVFEFPNFRKGTEKIAKSIANSSSFSIAGGGDTIAVIELFNLKNKISYISTGGGSFLKFIENKTLPILDKLKNFKTTT; encoded by the coding sequence ATGATACATATGAAAGATATTGATTTAGAAAATAAAAGAGTGTTTATTAGATTAGATTTAAATGTTCCAATAAAAAATAAAAAAATAATATCTAGTGAACGTATTGATCGTTCTATTCCAACTATTAAATTAGCATTAAAAAAAAATGCAAAAATTATACTAGCTTCCCATTTAGGGAGACCTAAAGAAGGTCAATACGAAAAAAAGTTTTCTCTATTTCCAGTATTTGAATATTTAAAAAAAAAATTATCAGGAATAAAAATAACATTTTCTAAAAACTATTTAAAAGGTATTAAAATAAAATCTAATGAAATTGTTGTATTAGAGAATGTAAGATTTAATTATGGAGAAATAAAAAATAATATAGATCTATCTAAAAAATATTCTAATTTATGTGATATTTTTGTTATGGATGCTTTTGCAACAGCGCATAGAATAGAATCTTCAACATATGGTATTTGTGATTTTGTAAAAAAAGCATGTATCGGTCCATTATTATATTCAGAAATAAAAATATTAAAAAGTATATTTAATAAACCATTACATCCTATAGTTACAATAGTAGGTGGAGCAAAAGTATCAACAAAATTTAAATTATTAAATACATTACTAAAAATTACAGATACTATGTTAGTAGGAGGAGGAATCGCAAATACATTTATCTCTATACATTACTCCATAGGTAAATCTCTCTATGAAAAAAGTTTTCAAGAAAAAGCAAAAGAATTATGTGAAACTAATAAAATATTATTACCCGTTGATTCTCGTGTTGGTAAATCATATTCTATAAAATCAGAATCAAAAACAAAATCAATATCAAATATATTACCAAATGAAGAAATATTAGATATAGGAGATAAAACAATAGAAAATTATAAAAAAGTAATAAAAAAAGCAAAAACAATAATTTGGAATGGACCTATGGGTGTTTTTGAATTTCCAAATTTCAGAAAAGGAACAGAAAAAATTGCTAAATCTATTGCAAATAGTTCCTCTTTTTCTATTGCTGGAGGAGGTGATACTATAGCTGTAATTGAATTATTTAATTTAAAAAATAAAATTTCTTATATTTCTACAGGAGGGGGGTCTTTTCTAAAATTTATAGAAAATAAAACATTACCAATTCTTGATAAATTAAAAAATTTTAAAACTACTACATAA
- the fbaA gene encoding class II fructose-bisphosphate aldolase: MYKILDLIKPGVLNSDEAKIIFSLAKQNKFAIPAINCISTDSINSALEAASKERSPIIIQFSYGGSEFISGLGLQKKGHKNAVIGSISGAKHVHLISKYYNVPVILHTDHCDFNHLPWINGLLKEGEKFFKRYGRPLFSSHMIDLSKEEIQKNINISSEYLKKLTHLNMILEMELGCTGGEEDGIDNTNINKKLLYTDTRDIHFAFNKLNKISDNFIIAASFGNIHGVYKPGKIQLKPSILKKAQKYISLVNKLPKNPLNFVFHGGSGTDILDIKKSINYGVIKFNIDTDIQWNYWKGVLDFYLDNKEHLKSQLGNKISENEPNKKYYDPRVWLRNAQKYSIKYLKKIFTILNSHNKL, encoded by the coding sequence ATGTATAAGATTTTAGATCTTATTAAACCCGGTGTATTAAATTCTGATGAAGCTAAAATTATATTTTCTTTAGCTAAACAAAATAAATTTGCTATACCTGCTATAAATTGTATTAGTACAGATTCAATAAATAGCGCTTTAGAAGCGGCTTCAAAAGAAAGATCTCCGATAATTATACAATTTTCTTATGGAGGATCTGAATTTATAAGTGGTTTAGGTTTACAAAAAAAAGGACATAAAAATGCAGTGATAGGATCAATATCAGGAGCAAAACATGTTCATTTAATATCAAAATATTATAATGTTCCAGTTATATTACATACTGATCATTGTGATTTTAATCATTTACCATGGATTAACGGATTATTAAAAGAAGGGGAGAAATTTTTTAAACGATATGGTCGTCCTTTATTCTCATCTCATATGATAGATTTATCAAAAGAAGAAATTCAAAAAAATATAAACATTTCATCTGAATACTTAAAAAAATTAACTCATTTAAATATGATTCTAGAAATGGAATTAGGTTGTACTGGAGGAGAAGAAGACGGAATAGATAATACAAATATTAATAAAAAATTATTATATACTGATACAAGAGATATTCATTTTGCTTTTAATAAATTAAACAAAATTAGTGATAATTTTATTATTGCTGCATCATTTGGAAATATTCACGGAGTATATAAACCAGGAAAAATACAACTAAAACCTTCAATATTAAAAAAAGCACAAAAGTATATAAGTTTAGTTAATAAATTACCAAAAAATCCTTTAAATTTTGTTTTTCATGGTGGATCAGGAACAGACATATTAGATATTAAAAAATCTATTAATTATGGAGTTATTAAATTTAATATTGATACAGATATACAATGGAATTATTGGAAAGGTGTATTAGATTTTTACTTAGATAACAAAGAACACTTAAAAAGTCAATTAGGAAATAAAATTAGTGAAAATGAACCAAATAAAAAATATTATGATCCTAGAGTATGGTTACGAAATGCGCAAAAATATTCTATAAAATATTTAAAAAAAATTTTTACTATATTAAATTCACATAATAAATTATAA
- the mscS gene encoding small-conductance mechanosensitive channel MscS has translation MEKLHIIDYVNNIGFCFLWGKQTILSYLINLFFAVIVITIGFFISQLFATIAKKLLSLRHIDNTISGFLSTLARYIVITFAFIIALGQIGVQTNSIITIIGTAGMAVGLALQGSLSNFAAGVLLVLLRPLRTNEYVNLGNAAGTVLNIHIFYTTLKTLDGKIIVIPNGKIVAGNIVNYSREPIRRNQFIINVAYDSDVDLVISVLQNVLDNEERVLKHPGNFIGLNEFSPSSLKFVVKCWCHTKELNLVYSELMLKFKKALDKHNITVPYPKMDIYLYKKIYKILKKNKKK, from the coding sequence ATAGAAAAATTACATATAATAGATTATGTTAATAATATAGGTTTTTGTTTTTTATGGGGTAAACAAACAATTTTATCTTATCTAATTAATTTATTTTTTGCTGTTATTGTAATAACTATTGGTTTTTTTATTAGCCAGTTATTTGCAACTATAGCTAAAAAATTATTATCTTTACGTCATATAGATAATACAATTTCTGGGTTTTTATCTACTTTAGCTCGATATATCGTAATTACATTTGCATTTATTATAGCTTTAGGGCAAATAGGAGTACAAACAAATTCAATAATTACTATTATAGGAACTGCTGGAATGGCAGTAGGATTAGCATTACAAGGATCATTGTCTAATTTTGCAGCTGGCGTACTATTAGTCTTATTAAGACCCTTAAGAACAAATGAATATGTTAATTTAGGTAATGCTGCCGGAACTGTATTAAATATACATATATTTTATACAACATTAAAAACACTAGATGGAAAAATTATTGTTATTCCTAACGGAAAAATTGTTGCTGGTAATATTGTAAATTATTCGCGTGAACCAATACGTAGAAATCAATTTATTATTAATGTTGCATATGATTCTGATGTAGATTTAGTAATTTCAGTACTACAAAATGTTCTTGACAATGAAGAACGAGTTTTAAAACATCCAGGTAATTTTATTGGATTAAATGAATTTTCACCTTCATCATTAAAATTTGTTGTAAAATGCTGGTGTCATACTAAAGAACTAAATTTAGTATACTCAGAATTAATGTTAAAATTTAAAAAGGCATTAGATAAACACAATATTACTGTACCTTATCCAAAAATGGATATTTATTTATATAAAAAAATATATAAAATATTAAAAAAAAACAAAAAAAAATAG
- a CDS encoding exodeoxyribonuclease V subunit gamma, with translation MLKIYQSNQINFLLKKICTKIMTNKNKNIFIEEIFLIDNLNTKKWIEIYISKNKNISINIKYLIISKFFISLMRNINNKKKYQIPILFKKKSLQWILMSIIRNKKKCLFLKKHGIFYNNFEFCSYMANIFIKYIFFKPELIYIWETEKKNNSSKILYTWQKKLWKLIIKKIKDLKENNFTEIINNFLKNKEYLSKIIPKKIFILSFSPIDPFINFIIHIIKNITSIYLFQYKIYDKEKKNVNSNLVFLKKINILLKKKNDKQSLLCKKKFFFNKPHTKKILSVLQYNLFNKSLYKKNIKKKFYISDKSIFIHKCYSHLQEIQILYTHIINILNSDKKIKPHNILITTNNINPYLYYINQIFSSFLPNNSSIYNSNINILKKNILLIIQKILQIKRNRFNYSWVLSLLDEKLLRKKFFIKSDDIKIIYKYISDLNVRFGFNKDHFKKMSITDMNTYSWSYAIKRITVGFLLQGKYSIWNNISIYNISSNKNNILLGNFIDLITKLQKLRKKILNKKLLKNWLNIIPQIIKEFFYIPIKYKVFFFKLENIWKKIISTGITMNYLNKISIDILLQQFFKYNFSLYEKDKFMSGYINVMNLNKIRMIPFKMICIIGCNQENISIFNKTDILNLINSKIYQKNKNIFFETIISAQKYLLLSYTKNTMIENKNYPSNYITDIIYYIKKNFYIKKKEKYKKHTINIINKVYINNKNKLNNFYLIDTKLEKFSKKKNNIKKYKKINFTIKKNIKIKELINFWKNPIQYFFKKNLNIHILNDIKNKLSKDELFSIQPLDKHKIKNKILKYFLLKKQTKNLFKKFQLKNQLPPGNIGKILWKKEEKKMHILSDQINKITNSPKEINFNLKIKKYKLSGKIKKINKIILVRWCTNKINYKEIISLWIEHIICCILKKKNTSILLGTNNSNLKFSFLKKKKAEKYLEKYIQGYIDGLKKPLLILKSGIIWLQSIYFKKFNIIKNDKYTLNIAKKNFLQEWNGNLFREGEKNNIYIKKLISKINPIIMNKICHTCKYWLLPIFKNTTIKKYHII, from the coding sequence ATGTTAAAAATATATCAATCAAATCAAATAAATTTTCTTTTAAAAAAAATTTGTACAAAAATTATGACAAATAAAAATAAAAATATTTTTATTGAAGAAATATTTTTAATTGATAATTTAAATACAAAAAAATGGATAGAAATATATATTTCTAAAAATAAAAATATTAGTATAAACATAAAATATTTAATTATTTCAAAATTTTTTATAAGTTTAATGAGAAATATAAATAATAAAAAAAAATATCAAATTCCTATTTTATTTAAAAAAAAAAGTTTACAATGGATTTTAATGTCCATTATAAGAAATAAAAAAAAATGTTTATTTTTAAAAAAACATGGTATATTTTATAATAATTTTGAATTTTGTTCATATATGGCAAATATTTTTATTAAATATATTTTTTTTAAACCTGAATTAATATATATATGGGAAACAGAAAAAAAAAATAATTCTTCTAAAATATTATACACATGGCAAAAAAAATTATGGAAATTAATAATAAAAAAAATAAAAGATTTAAAAGAAAATAACTTTACTGAAATAATTAATAATTTTTTAAAAAACAAAGAGTATCTTTCTAAAATAATACCCAAAAAAATATTTATACTATCTTTTTCTCCAATAGATCCATTTATAAATTTTATTATACATATAATTAAGAATATTACTTCAATATATTTATTTCAATACAAAATATATGACAAAGAAAAAAAAAATGTAAATTCTAATCTTGTTTTTTTAAAAAAAATAAATATTTTACTTAAAAAAAAAAACGATAAACAATCATTATTGTGTAAAAAAAAATTTTTTTTTAATAAACCTCATACAAAAAAAATTTTATCTGTCCTACAATATAATTTATTTAATAAATCACTTTATAAAAAAAATATAAAAAAAAAATTTTATATAAGTGATAAATCTATATTTATACATAAATGTTACTCACACTTACAAGAAATTCAAATATTATACACGCATATAATTAATATATTAAACTCCGATAAAAAAATTAAACCGCATAATATTCTTATTACAACAAATAATATAAATCCATATTTATATTATATAAATCAAATATTTTCTTCCTTTTTACCTAATAATTCTTCTATTTACAATTCTAATATTAATATCTTAAAAAAAAATATTTTACTAATAATACAAAAAATATTACAAATTAAAAGAAATCGTTTTAACTATTCTTGGGTATTATCTTTATTAGATGAAAAATTATTAAGAAAAAAATTTTTCATAAAATCTGATGATATTAAAATTATTTATAAATATATATCAGATTTAAATGTTCGATTTGGTTTTAATAAAGATCATTTTAAAAAAATGTCCATTACTGATATGAACACGTATTCATGGAGCTATGCAATAAAAAGAATTACAGTTGGATTTCTATTACAAGGAAAATATTCTATATGGAATAATATATCTATATATAATATTTCTTCTAATAAAAATAATATACTATTAGGAAATTTTATTGATTTAATTACTAAATTACAAAAATTAAGAAAAAAAATATTAAATAAAAAATTATTAAAAAATTGGTTAAATATTATTCCACAGATAATAAAAGAATTTTTTTATATACCTATAAAATATAAAGTATTTTTTTTTAAACTAGAAAATATATGGAAAAAAATTATATCAACTGGAATTACTATGAATTATTTAAATAAAATATCAATTGATATTTTGTTACAACAATTCTTTAAATATAATTTTTCATTATATGAAAAAGATAAATTTATGTCTGGATATATTAATGTTATGAACTTAAATAAAATAAGAATGATACCTTTTAAAATGATCTGTATAATAGGTTGTAATCAAGAAAATATCTCTATATTTAACAAGACAGATATATTAAATCTAATTAATAGTAAAATCTATCAAAAAAATAAAAATATTTTTTTTGAAACAATTATATCAGCTCAAAAATATTTACTTTTAAGTTATACAAAAAATACAATGATAGAAAATAAGAATTATCCATCAAATTATATTACTGATATTATTTATTATATAAAAAAAAATTTTTATATTAAAAAAAAAGAAAAATATAAAAAACATACAATTAACATTATTAATAAAGTATATATAAATAACAAAAATAAATTAAATAATTTTTATTTAATAGATACAAAATTAGAAAAATTTTCCAAAAAAAAAAATAACATAAAAAAATATAAAAAAATTAATTTTACTATTAAAAAAAATATCAAAATAAAAGAATTAATAAATTTTTGGAAAAATCCAATTCAGTATTTTTTTAAAAAAAATTTAAACATACATATTTTAAACGATATAAAAAATAAGTTATCAAAAGATGAATTATTCTCTATACAACCATTAGATAAACATAAAATAAAAAATAAAATACTAAAATATTTTTTGTTAAAAAAACAAACTAAAAATTTATTTAAAAAATTTCAATTAAAAAATCAACTACCACCCGGTAATATAGGAAAAATATTATGGAAAAAAGAAGAAAAAAAAATGCATATTTTATCTGATCAAATTAATAAAATTACAAATTCTCCTAAAGAAATTAATTTTAATTTAAAAATAAAAAAATATAAATTATCAGGAAAAATCAAAAAAATTAATAAAATAATTTTAGTTCGATGGTGTACGAATAAAATTAATTACAAAGAAATAATCTCCTTATGGATAGAGCACATAATCTGTTGTATTTTAAAAAAAAAAAATACAAGTATTTTGTTAGGAACTAATAATTCTAATTTAAAATTTTCTTTTTTAAAAAAAAAAAAAGCTGAAAAATATTTAGAAAAATATATTCAAGGATATATAGATGGATTAAAAAAACCATTATTAATATTAAAATCTGGAATTATTTGGTTACAATCAATATATTTCAAAAAATTTAATATCATTAAAAATGATAAATATACTCTAAATATTGCAAAAAAAAATTTTCTACAAGAATGGAATGGAAATTTATTCCGTGAAGGTGAAAAAAATAATATCTATATAAAAAAGTTAATTTCAAAAATAAATCCTATAATTATGAACAAAATATGCCATACTTGCAAATATTGGTTATTACCTATCTTTAAAAATACTACTATAAAGAAATATCATATAATTTAA